One Trichosurus vulpecula isolate mTriVul1 chromosome 7, mTriVul1.pri, whole genome shotgun sequence genomic region harbors:
- the FZD9 gene encoding frizzled-9 → MAPGPARAALLWPLLVAGAAAAALELGPDEAERERGRGWARCQAVAIPMCRGIGYNLTRMPNLLGHETQAEAAAKLHEFAPLVEYGCHAHLRFFLCSLYAPMCTDQVSAPIPACRPMCEQARRRCAPVMEQFSFPWPDALDCARLPTPNDPHALCMEAPENATAGPAPAAPGGAATGGHAGHQGLGMLPVAPRPPRPAPGPGPGPPACENPDKFQYVEKSRGCAPRCAPGVEVFWSRRDKDFALVWMAVWSALCFFSTAFTVLTFLLDPHRFQYPERPIIFLSMCYNVYSLAFLIRAVAGAQSVACDQEAGALYVIQEGLENTGCTLVFLLLYYFGMASSLWWVVLTLTWFLAAGKKWGHEAIEAHGGYFHMAAWGLPALKTIVILTLRKVAGDELTGLCYVGSADASALTGFVLVPLSCYLVLGTSFLLTGFVALFHIRKIMKTGGTNTEKLEKLMVKIGVFSILYTVPATCVIVCYVYERLNMSYWRLRAAEQPCAAAAVPGGRRDCSLRGGSVPTVAVFMLKIFMSLVVGITSGVWVWSSKTFQTWQSLCHRKLAGGRPRGKGCGGSAGCGRGAHCHYKAPAVVLHMTKADPYLENPTHL, encoded by the coding sequence ATGGCCCCCGGGCCGGCGCGGGCCGCGCTGCTGTGGCCGCTGCTGGTGGCcggcgcggcggcggcggcgctggAGCTGGGGCCGGACGAGGCGGAGCGCGAGCGGGGCCGGGGCTGGGCGCGCTGCCAGGCCGTGGCCATCCCCATGTGCCGCGGCATCGGCTACAACCTGACCCGCATGCCCAACCTGCTGGGCCACGAGACGCAGGCCGAGGCGGCGGCCAAGCTGCACGAGTTCGCGCCTCTCGTGGAGTACGGCTGCCACGCTCACCTGCGCTTCTTCCTGTGCTCGCTCTACGCGCCCATGTGCACCGACCAGGTGTCCGCGCCCATCCCCGCGTGCCGGCCCATGTGCGAGCAGGCCCGCCGCCGCTGCGCGCCCGTCATGGAGCAGTTCAGCTTCCCGTGGCCCGACGCCCTGGACTGCGCGCGCCTGCCCACGCCCAACGACCCCCACGCGCTCTGCATGGAGGCCCCCGAGAACGCCACGGCGGGGCCCGCGCCCGCCGCCCCGGGGGGCGCGGCCACGGGCGGCCACGCGGGCCACCAGGGCCTAGGCATGCTGCCCGTGGCGCCGCGCCCCCCGCGCCCGGCGCcgggccccggccccggccctcCGGCCTGTGAGAACCCGGACAAATTCCAGTACGTGGAGAAGAGCCGCGGGTGCGCCCCCCGCTGCGCGCCCGGGGTCGAGGTCTTCTGGTCCCGGCGCGACAAGGACTTCGCCCTCGTGTGGATGGCGGTGTGGTCGGCGCTGTGCTTCTTCTCCACCGCCTTCACCGTGCTCACCTTCCTGCTGGACCCGCACCGCTTCCAGTACCCCGAGCGGCCCATCATCTTCCTGTCCATGTGCTACAACGTGTACTCCCTGGCCTTCCTGATCCGCGCCGTGGCCGGGGCCCAGAGCGTGGCCTGCGACCAGGAGGCCGGGGCCCTCTACGTGATCCAGGAGGGCCTGGAAAACACGGGCTGCACGCTCGTCTTCCTCTTGCTCTACTACTTCGGCATGGCCAGCTCGCTCTGGTGGGTCGTGCTCACGCTCACCTGGTTCCTGGCCGCCGGGAAGAAGTGGGGCCACGAGGCCATCGAGGCCCACGGAGGCTACTTCCACATGGCGGCCTGGGGCCTGCCGGCGCTCAAGACCATCGTCATCCTCACCCTTCGCAAGGTGGCCGGGGACGAGTTGACAGGGCTCTGCTACGTTGGCAGCGCGGATGCCAGCGCGCTCACGGGCTTCGTGCTGGTGCCCCTGTCCTGCTACCTGGTGCTGGGGACCAGCTTCCTGCTTACGGGCTTCGTGGCCCTCTTCCACATCCGGAAGATCATGAAGACGGGCGGCACCAACACGGAGAAGCTGGAGAAGCTGATGGTGAAGATCGGGGTCTTCTCCATCCTCTACACGGTGCCCGCCACGTGTGTCATCGTCTGCTACGTGTACGAGAGACTCAACATGAGCTACTGGCGCCTCCGGGCCGCGGAGCAGCCTTGCGCCGCCGCCGCCGTCCCCGGGGGCCGGCGGGACTGCTCCCTGCGCGGGGGCTCCGTCCCCACCGTGGCCGTCTTCATGCTGAAGATCTTCATGTCTCTCGTGGTGGGCATCACCAGTGGCGTCTGGGTCTGGAGTTCGAAGACCTTCCAGACTTGGCAGAGCCTGTGCCACCGGAAACTGGCAGGAGGCAGGCCTAGAGGCAAGGGGTGCGGGGGTTCGGCGGGCTGTGGCCGCGGGGCCCACTGTCACTACAAGGCCCCCGCCGTGGTCCTGCACATGACCAAGGCGGACCCGTATCTGGAGAACCCCACTCACCTCTAG